The genomic stretch CAAAAAGAtgtattttttacttcttctaAATCGTCGAAATCTTCGAGGGACAAAGGGCATGGCAGCAAAGGCACCATAGAGTTGATGACTAGATAGTGCATCTGCATTAAACTTAGAACGCTGTGCCATTTGTCATAAAAACATGACCGAAATGTGTAAGAAATACCGCACGAATagcatgtttaaaaaaatcaagtttcaTAATTAATGCTAAACGAAAGTTATTTAAGGTATCTATTGAGCCGGTTCTGGTATTCtattatagattttttacaGTACCTAGCAGTCTTACAAATGTCGATCAACTCTGTATAAATTGGAAAAGCTAGCAGCCTATTTGAAGTGAGTTAAATTAGATTAGACATGTATTAACCTATAACAGAATTATGgacatgttttaaaaatatcgtcaCGTTAACGGTTAACATCGTTATTTTGAGGAATCTGAGGAATAGCAAAAAGGTACTGAAAGAGGCTAGGAGCGGAAAAGTTATATTGACATAGCCGAGGAGGCTCTATTAGTAGGTTTGTGCAAGTCGGTTTGAAAAACGTATTCAGTCTCTATTTCAGAAACTATATTAAATATTCGTGTTTTGGCCGTGAGCTGGTCCATGGGTGAAAACGTTCTTACTGTTGCTTTGATCCCTTCAAAGAAATGATCTAAAGCGTCTTTGGTATCAGATTTTGGTCCTGCTTCCGGGGTTTCGTCACTTGTAGCACTTGGCTGATGCGTTAGTTTCCCTGTGGCTTTACGTCGTTGCCCTTTTTTGACTATCTTTAAATTCGACGTGTTCACCTGGAGGGGCAGAATTGAAACGCTCTCTTGCGCGTTATCCACTTCATTGGGGGGAGTGTTTTCCACGTTGTGGGCTTCAGTAAAGCTTTCGGAATCGTCACTGGATAAATCCATATTCACTAGCGTCAGTCTATCTTTATCTTTCGTGTACGGAAGAATAAAAGACATTTCTTCTTCGTACTTCcaccttttgaatttttctgcaGGTTGGCCTATTTTGGTGTTTCGGGAGCGGCATATTTTCCTATACTGGGCGCGCAACGATTCCCATCGTTTTTTACACTCGTCAGCGCctgcaaagaaaaatattagtgTAACACTCCATGGAGATTAATTCGGCACCATTCAATTCGGTTGCCGGTCGAGCTATTATTGAACAGTGCAACCGATTGTTATcgaagtgtgtttgaactTGCAAATACATTCTGGgacctttgaaattttgcttctagGTCCCGTTTGATCTAAGAGATTTGTTGTTGTGGTATTATTACCTTTGGTCGATgctatttgtaaatttattgcattcGATAACGGGTT from Euwallacea fornicatus isolate EFF26 chromosome 31, ASM4011564v1, whole genome shotgun sequence encodes the following:
- the LOC136348105 gene encoding uncharacterized protein, which produces MFEIDEKLIELVRSHEELYNFDDRRYWDNVHKNKLWKEIGEQINKRADECKKRWESLRAQYRKICRSRNTKIGQPAEKFKRWKYEEEMSFILPYTKDKDRLTLVNMDLSSDDSESFTEAHNVENTPPNEVDNAQESVSILPLQVNTSNLKIVKKGQRRKATGKLTHQPSATSDETPEAGPKSDTKDALDHFFEGIKATVRTFSPMDQLTAKTRIFNIVSEIETEYVFQTDLHKPTNRASSAMSI